In Fibrobacter sp., a genomic segment contains:
- a CDS encoding saccharopine dehydrogenase family protein, translating into MARALIIGCGAVATVAIKKCCTASEVFSEICIASRHRENCEKLAQELRPNTKTVITTAAVDADKAENVVKLIKEYKPDLVMNIALPYQDLAIMDACLECGVNYMDTANYEPENIDDPEWRKVYDKRCKEQGFSAYFDYSWQWAYKEKFEKAGLTALLGSGFDPGVSQAYCAYALKHQFDTIEEIDILDCNGGDHGYKFATNFNPEINLREVSAPGSYWDTDENGKGHWVEIPAMSIKRVYNFDQVGQKDMYLLHHEEIESLAQNIPGVKRIRFFMTFGQSYLDHMRCLEDVGMLSTQPIKFQGQDIVPIQFLKALLPDPASLGPRTVGKTNIGCIFKGKKDGKDKTYYLYNVCDHQECYKELGSQAIAYTTGVPAMCGAMMVLTGKWNKPGVHTVEEFDPDPFMEALTKYGLPWQENFNPVLVD; encoded by the coding sequence ATGGCAAGAGCTTTGATTATCGGTTGTGGCGCTGTCGCCACGGTTGCTATCAAGAAATGCTGCACGGCAAGCGAAGTGTTCAGTGAAATCTGCATCGCTAGCCGTCACCGCGAAAACTGCGAAAAGCTGGCACAGGAACTGCGCCCGAATACTAAGACGGTCATTACGACTGCCGCGGTGGATGCCGACAAGGCTGAAAATGTCGTGAAACTCATCAAGGAATACAAGCCCGACCTCGTGATGAACATCGCGCTCCCGTACCAGGACCTCGCCATCATGGACGCCTGCCTTGAATGTGGCGTGAACTACATGGACACGGCGAACTACGAGCCCGAAAACATCGACGATCCGGAATGGCGCAAGGTCTACGACAAGCGCTGCAAGGAACAGGGCTTCAGCGCCTACTTCGACTACAGCTGGCAGTGGGCTTATAAAGAAAAGTTTGAAAAGGCCGGCCTCACGGCACTGTTGGGTTCCGGCTTCGACCCGGGTGTTTCTCAGGCCTACTGCGCCTACGCTTTGAAGCACCAGTTCGACACCATCGAGGAAATCGACATTCTCGACTGCAATGGTGGCGATCACGGCTACAAGTTTGCGACGAACTTCAACCCCGAAATCAACCTCCGCGAAGTCTCCGCCCCGGGCAGCTACTGGGACACCGACGAGAACGGCAAGGGCCACTGGGTTGAAATCCCCGCCATGAGCATCAAGCGCGTGTACAACTTCGACCAGGTCGGCCAGAAGGACATGTACTTGCTGCACCACGAAGAAATTGAATCTCTCGCCCAGAACATCCCGGGCGTGAAGCGCATCCGCTTCTTCATGACGTTCGGCCAGAGCTATCTGGACCACATGCGTTGCCTCGAAGACGTGGGCATGCTCTCCACCCAGCCCATCAAGTTCCAGGGCCAGGACATCGTGCCTATCCAGTTCTTGAAGGCTCTCCTTCCGGACCCGGCAAGCCTCGGCCCCCGCACGGTGGGCAAGACCAACATCGGTTGTATCTTCAAGGGCAAGAAGGACGGCAAGGACAAGACGTACTACCTGTACAACGTCTGCGACCACCAGGAATGCTACAAGGAACTCGGCAGCCAGGCTATCGCCTACACGACTGGCGTTCCGGCCATGTGCGGCGCCATGATGGTGCTCACCGGCAAGTGGAACAAGCCGGGCGTGCATACTGTCGAAGAGTTCGACCCCGATCCGTTCATGGAAGCCCTCACCAAGTACGGCCTCCCGTGGCAGGAAAACTTTAACCCGGTGCTTGTGGATTAA
- the plsY gene encoding glycerol-3-phosphate 1-O-acyltransferase PlsY, translating to MLGSIPSAIWIAKLAKGKSFDIRDYGSKNAGLTNTFRVLGWKPALPVVFLDLLKGFFGPWIAMRLCEMQVAAGGADYSSWVPLVAGILVILGHSFTCFAGFRGGKGVLAALGVFLALCPITALTCLGVWVVLTFSTKYVSVGSIGACVALGALGVMGYFKLPFPPDDINLGLMITCLIVAVFVIVKHKSNIKRLMNGTENGFGSKRKTPKA from the coding sequence TTGCTGGGGTCGATTCCCAGCGCCATATGGATAGCAAAGCTCGCAAAGGGAAAGTCGTTCGACATTAGGGACTACGGCTCCAAGAATGCGGGCCTCACCAACACGTTCCGCGTGCTCGGTTGGAAGCCTGCGCTCCCCGTGGTGTTCTTGGATTTGCTCAAGGGGTTCTTCGGCCCCTGGATTGCCATGAGGTTGTGCGAAATGCAGGTGGCCGCCGGTGGTGCCGACTATTCTAGTTGGGTTCCGCTTGTTGCGGGTATCCTCGTGATTCTCGGGCACAGCTTCACCTGCTTTGCCGGTTTCCGCGGGGGCAAGGGTGTTCTTGCCGCTCTGGGCGTTTTCCTCGCGCTTTGCCCGATTACGGCGCTTACGTGCCTCGGGGTGTGGGTCGTGCTCACGTTCTCGACCAAGTACGTGTCTGTCGGTAGCATCGGCGCCTGCGTCGCCCTCGGCGCTCTGGGCGTGATGGGCTACTTCAAGTTGCCCTTCCCGCCGGACGATATCAACCTGGGATTGATGATTACCTGCCTTATAGTGGCCGTTTTCGTGATTGTGAAGCACAAGTCCAATATCAAGCGCCTTATGAACGGCACCGAGAACGGTTTTGGCAGCAAACGCAAGACTCCGAAAGCGTAA
- a CDS encoding FISUMP domain-containing protein: MLIATSAFVALVLGACGDDDPSILLPGDSNSVDEISSSIEPYSSVEESSSSAKSSSSVITAWDYMNPGLSYGELVDSRDNKVYKTIEFDGKVWMAENLNYDVGDTLHTWCARENCDLYGRLYTYAVAMDSAKSGCGFMTVCSVPKNFQGICPEGWHVLEYEEIDGPVFYQKNLFGAGAPKWEDSLNTNVYGLTFLPAGFMRYSMAGTSNLETWNAYFWTTMELSDSLARAYMRNSKVSDAIYAPTKASGLSVRCIKNYERHETLVDPSTVKKGEFTDARDEQTYKTVTIGRQTWMAENLNYADSVKTPVLEGRVKSAYLDDPDSNKFYGRLYTWAAAMDSGAFDYSFLTKHVSQKNIRGICPEGWHLPNRVEFAKLLDAVGGGYKNAHALKSSVGWDKDPGDDEYGFALVGAGRVDTTDNDIYATYGGSAFLWTAEPYYDIIPSFIEKRAHVYTLDERHVVYSEYMADTAVFKSGFNSIRCLKDEIADK, from the coding sequence TTGTTGATTGCAACATCCGCTTTCGTCGCCCTAGTATTAGGAGCGTGTGGCGACGATGATCCCAGTATCCTTTTGCCTGGAGATTCCAATTCCGTAGATGAAATTTCAAGTAGCATTGAACCGTATTCATCGGTGGAAGAAAGCTCCAGCAGCGCTAAGAGTTCTAGTTCCGTAATCACCGCTTGGGATTACATGAATCCAGGATTGTCTTATGGCGAACTTGTGGACTCTCGCGATAATAAGGTCTACAAGACCATAGAGTTTGACGGAAAGGTATGGATGGCGGAAAACCTGAACTACGATGTGGGCGATACGCTCCATACCTGGTGTGCCCGCGAAAATTGCGATTTGTATGGACGTCTGTACACGTATGCTGTGGCGATGGATTCTGCTAAATCCGGCTGTGGCTTTATGACGGTTTGCTCGGTACCTAAAAACTTCCAGGGAATTTGCCCTGAAGGGTGGCATGTTCTTGAATATGAGGAGATAGACGGCCCCGTCTTCTATCAAAAAAATCTTTTCGGCGCAGGCGCCCCGAAATGGGAGGATTCCCTTAATACGAATGTTTATGGGCTTACTTTTTTGCCAGCGGGCTTTATGCGCTATAGTATGGCCGGTACATCGAATCTGGAAACCTGGAATGCATATTTTTGGACAACCATGGAGTTGTCGGATTCTTTGGCACGCGCCTATATGCGGAATTCGAAAGTGTCAGATGCTATATATGCGCCGACCAAGGCTTCGGGACTTTCTGTCCGTTGCATAAAGAACTACGAGCGACATGAGACACTTGTTGATCCGTCGACTGTGAAGAAGGGGGAATTTACGGATGCCCGTGACGAGCAGACATATAAGACGGTGACTATCGGAAGGCAGACGTGGATGGCGGAAAATCTCAATTACGCCGATAGCGTAAAGACGCCTGTTCTTGAAGGACGCGTGAAATCGGCATACTTGGATGATCCGGATTCGAATAAATTTTATGGGCGACTTTACACTTGGGCTGCGGCTATGGATTCCGGGGCTTTCGACTATTCCTTCTTGACGAAACATGTTAGTCAGAAAAATATTCGCGGGATTTGCCCTGAAGGGTGGCACTTGCCGAACCGCGTCGAATTCGCCAAACTGCTGGATGCTGTTGGTGGCGGGTACAAGAACGCGCATGCGCTGAAGTCTAGCGTTGGCTGGGACAAAGATCCCGGTGACGACGAATACGGTTTTGCGCTAGTGGGCGCAGGGCGTGTTGATACAACAGATAATGACATTTACGCCACATACGGGGGCTCGGCATTCTTGTGGACTGCAGAACCTTATTATGATATCATTCCTTCTTTCATAGAAAAGCGTGCTCACGTCTACACTCTGGACGAACGCCATGTGGTATATTCCGAATATATGGCCGATACGGCCGTGTTCAAGTCGGGCTTTAACTCTATCCGCTGTCTAAAAGACGAAATTGCGGATAAGTAA
- a CDS encoding NAD(P)H-dependent glycerol-3-phosphate dehydrogenase produces the protein MKVTVLGTGGWGLTLGQVVYENKCEVSFWTNSQAEVDLLSTEHQYKDKLPGVIFPADFKYTTDMNAALEGCDMVLIVVPSQFMGGVAKNLGKWTPAKGKEPVVVCATKGILEGTNQLMSEVLLENVPWLTDEKMVAFSGPSHAEEVSRHIMTAIVAASVSEESAKFVQKVMSCSYLRVYSSTDIIGVELCGSVKNVIAIASGVLYGLEASGKFKIGDNSRAALLTRGQAEMCRLGKALGAKPETFAGLAGMGDLIVTCLSQHSRNRYVGEHIGRGETIDQILAGMKMVAEGVPTCKSTKALADKLGVEMPIVNSVHALLFEGKTVEDVLRDMWGRELKTEVWG, from the coding sequence ATGAAGGTTACAGTTTTAGGTACTGGTGGATGGGGCCTGACTCTCGGTCAGGTGGTTTATGAAAATAAATGCGAAGTCTCTTTCTGGACAAACTCGCAGGCCGAAGTGGATTTGCTTTCCACGGAACATCAGTACAAGGACAAACTCCCCGGCGTGATTTTCCCGGCGGATTTCAAGTACACGACCGACATGAATGCCGCTCTCGAAGGCTGCGACATGGTGCTTATCGTGGTGCCGTCCCAGTTCATGGGCGGTGTTGCCAAGAATCTCGGCAAGTGGACTCCGGCGAAGGGCAAGGAACCCGTTGTCGTATGCGCTACGAAGGGTATCCTCGAAGGTACGAACCAGCTGATGAGCGAAGTGCTCCTCGAAAACGTGCCGTGGCTTACCGACGAGAAGATGGTCGCCTTCAGCGGTCCGTCGCATGCCGAAGAAGTTAGCCGCCATATCATGACGGCCATCGTGGCGGCGAGCGTGAGCGAAGAATCTGCGAAGTTCGTGCAGAAGGTGATGAGCTGCTCTTACCTGCGCGTTTACAGCTCTACCGACATCATCGGCGTGGAACTCTGCGGTTCCGTGAAGAACGTGATTGCCATTGCCTCTGGCGTGCTCTACGGGCTCGAGGCTAGCGGCAAGTTCAAGATTGGTGACAACTCTCGCGCTGCCCTCCTTACGCGCGGCCAGGCCGAAATGTGCCGCCTGGGCAAGGCGCTCGGCGCAAAGCCCGAAACGTTTGCCGGTCTCGCCGGCATGGGCGACCTCATCGTGACCTGCCTCTCGCAGCATAGCCGCAACCGCTATGTGGGCGAACACATCGGTCGTGGTGAAACGATCGACCAGATTTTGGCCGGCATGAAGATGGTGGCCGAAGGCGTGCCCACCTGCAAGAGCACCAAGGCCCTTGCCGACAAGCTCGGTGTCGAGATGCCTATCGTGAATTCCGTCCATGCGCTCCTCTTCGAAGGCAAGACCGTCGAAGATGTCCTCAGGGACATGTGGGGTCGCGAGCTCAAGACCGAAGTCTGGGGCTAA
- the der gene encoding ribosome biogenesis GTPase Der, giving the protein MKLPVVCIIGRPNVGKSSLFNRILGRRAAVVSDRDGVTRDRHYQTANYKGHEFTVVDTGGFLPDDTIDVLADSVRAQIFNAVKESDLVLFMVDVRVGITKLDQQFARLVHKEDKKVILVANKSEQQGDRQESYEFLKLGFGLPRTISALTGYACLSLLDEVISVLPTPVRGERREERPIRFAILGRPNAGKSTLLNRLLNEDRAVVSDIPGTTRDSIDCDFVVDGQKFVVTDTAGLRKKAKVEDEVEIFSNMRTLESVRRSDVSVLMVDCTRGLEVQDFRIITEIRKAGKGLVVVLNKWDILPNKTEKSFDHMVKEMLEREPMLEYVPIISISAKEGQRINRVVQAIQTVYANCRRVLGRDRVAESFANFLQEKAPPSHNARVVSLTRACQIMVEPPVIAIETRTPELVDESYKRYLLKKFYEEFQLQGAPLRLNFDQKLTLRKDEELEQFTESSNSVLAGVDSQRHMDSKARKGKVVRH; this is encoded by the coding sequence ATGAAATTACCTGTCGTATGTATTATCGGACGCCCGAATGTTGGGAAGTCCTCTCTTTTTAACCGGATCCTGGGGCGGCGAGCCGCGGTCGTTTCTGACCGTGACGGCGTTACCCGCGATAGGCATTACCAGACGGCCAATTACAAGGGCCATGAGTTTACGGTGGTCGATACGGGCGGATTCTTGCCTGACGATACCATCGACGTGTTGGCCGACAGCGTCCGTGCGCAGATTTTCAACGCCGTGAAGGAATCCGACCTGGTGCTCTTCATGGTGGATGTCCGCGTGGGCATTACCAAGCTCGACCAGCAGTTCGCGCGCCTTGTCCATAAAGAAGACAAGAAGGTGATTCTCGTGGCGAACAAGAGCGAGCAGCAGGGTGACCGCCAAGAAAGCTATGAGTTCCTCAAGCTTGGTTTCGGCTTGCCCCGCACCATCAGTGCGCTTACGGGGTATGCCTGCCTGAGCCTGCTGGACGAAGTCATATCGGTGCTCCCGACTCCCGTACGCGGAGAACGCAGGGAAGAACGCCCCATCCGTTTCGCCATCCTCGGTCGCCCGAATGCGGGCAAGAGCACGCTGTTGAACCGCCTGCTGAACGAAGACCGCGCGGTGGTCTCTGACATTCCAGGTACGACCCGCGATTCCATCGACTGCGATTTTGTCGTTGATGGCCAGAAGTTCGTGGTGACCGATACGGCGGGCCTGCGCAAGAAGGCGAAGGTCGAAGACGAAGTCGAAATCTTCAGCAACATGCGTACGCTCGAAAGCGTGCGCCGCTCCGACGTGTCCGTGCTGATGGTGGATTGCACCCGCGGGCTCGAAGTGCAGGACTTCCGCATCATTACCGAAATCCGCAAGGCGGGCAAGGGCCTTGTGGTGGTCTTGAACAAGTGGGACATTCTCCCGAACAAGACCGAGAAGAGCTTTGACCACATGGTCAAGGAAATGCTCGAACGCGAACCGATGCTTGAGTACGTGCCCATCATTTCGATCAGCGCTAAAGAAGGCCAGCGCATCAACCGTGTGGTGCAGGCGATACAGACCGTGTATGCCAACTGCCGCCGTGTGCTGGGCCGCGACCGTGTCGCCGAAAGCTTTGCGAACTTCTTGCAAGAGAAGGCTCCGCCGAGCCACAACGCCCGCGTGGTGTCGCTTACGCGCGCATGCCAGATCATGGTGGAGCCGCCCGTTATCGCTATCGAGACCCGCACGCCCGAACTGGTGGACGAGTCGTACAAGCGTTACTTGCTCAAAAAGTTTTATGAGGAATTCCAGTTGCAGGGTGCACCCCTCCGCTTGAATTTCGACCAGAAGTTAACTCTCAGAAAGGATGAAGAACTTGAACAGTTTACTGAGTCTTCCAATAGCGTACTTGCTGGGGTCGATTCCCAGCGCCATATGGATAGCAAAGCTCGCAAAGGGAAAGTCGTTCGACATTAG
- the nudC gene encoding NAD(+) diphosphatase, which yields MIHDILPHVLNNEFKVCDPKPTDFVIRYDGAKTLLKKVATSGQEGASAVGYAIPRVGELLALEGKTLADFEGHYLFSIDDTAFFLDDSIEAKPADTVATPEGYEFMGNRTFRTMNPVERMGGATAVHIAHWESLNRFCGKCGNVIIRGDHERSIVCPKCGNVVYPRISPVVIVAVRNGDKLLMAHNIDNPNPRLFLISGFVEVGESLEQAVHREVMEEAGLRVKNIRYFGSQPWPFSDSLIAGFTAELDGDDTIRMQQEELSEAMWVKREDIPEYETDVSISCCLIENFRRGFTL from the coding sequence ATGATTCATGACATTTTGCCTCACGTGCTGAATAACGAATTCAAGGTTTGTGACCCCAAGCCTACGGATTTTGTTATCCGCTACGACGGTGCGAAGACTCTTTTGAAGAAGGTCGCAACTTCCGGCCAGGAAGGCGCTTCGGCCGTTGGTTACGCTATTCCCCGCGTGGGCGAACTCCTCGCGCTTGAAGGCAAGACGCTTGCCGATTTCGAAGGCCACTACCTTTTCAGCATCGACGATACGGCGTTTTTCCTGGACGATAGCATCGAGGCGAAACCGGCCGATACTGTCGCGACGCCTGAAGGTTACGAATTTATGGGCAACCGCACTTTCCGCACCATGAATCCCGTGGAACGCATGGGCGGCGCTACTGCGGTCCATATCGCTCATTGGGAATCGCTGAACAGGTTCTGTGGCAAATGCGGGAACGTGATTATCCGCGGTGATCATGAACGTTCTATAGTTTGTCCAAAATGCGGGAATGTCGTGTACCCGCGCATCTCGCCGGTGGTCATCGTTGCGGTCCGTAACGGCGACAAACTTTTGATGGCCCATAACATCGACAATCCGAACCCGCGCCTCTTCTTGATTTCGGGCTTTGTGGAAGTGGGTGAAAGCCTTGAACAGGCCGTTCACCGCGAAGTGATGGAAGAGGCGGGCCTCCGCGTGAAAAATATCCGCTATTTCGGTTCGCAGCCGTGGCCGTTCAGCGACTCGCTTATCGCGGGCTTTACCGCCGAACTCGACGGCGACGACACCATCCGCATGCAGCAGGAAGAACTTTCCGAGGCCATGTGGGTCAAACGCGAAGACATTCCCGAGTACGAAACCGACGTGAGCATCAGCTGCTGCCTCATCGAGAACTTCCGCCGCGGCTTTACGCTCTAG
- the speA gene encoding biosynthetic arginine decarboxylase produces MKKWRIDDSRDLYNVKGWGVNYFDINEKGHATVHPLKEGGPDIDLYELVQELSLRDVSTPMLLRFPDILDTRIEKINECFNKSRKEYGFHGSYYSIFPIKVNQQRAVLEEIVSHGKKYNIGLEAGSKPELHAVLANMDNPDSLIICNGYKDEDFIELALLAQKMGKKIFIVVEKMNELHLVVKLSRRIGVRPNIGIRIKLASSGSGKWEESGGYHSKFGLNSSELLEALDYIKEEKMEDCMKLIHFHLGSQITNIRHIKSGLREVSQFYVQIKKMGMALEFVDVGGGLGVDYDGTRSSNASSVNYSIQEYANDVVYAMYEACENGGVEHPNIIAESGRALAAHHSILVFNVLETAGQAFFDENIHEIEDDAPDALKDLYGIYKGLTPKNLLESWHDAIQLNDDVLNGFKVGDYDLPTRAMCERLFWSIVRKVDLLAKDLRHPPYELSELPRLLAQKYFCNFSLFQSLPDSWGVDQVFPLMPIQRLNEEPTVETTLQDVTCDSDGKIDMFVRGGDVSRTLPLHELKNGEPYYIAVYLVGAYQEILGDLHNLFGDTNAVHIVCNEKGGYEIDKIIDGESVEDVLDYVNFSDKALVRTMENWVSRSVKEGKISLQEGKEFLNIYRGGLYGYTYLE; encoded by the coding sequence ATGAAAAAATGGCGCATTGACGATTCCCGTGACTTGTACAATGTCAAGGGCTGGGGCGTGAACTACTTCGACATCAACGAGAAGGGCCATGCGACGGTGCATCCGCTCAAGGAAGGCGGACCGGACATCGACCTTTACGAGTTGGTGCAGGAACTTTCGCTCCGCGATGTTTCTACCCCGATGCTGTTGCGTTTCCCGGATATCCTGGACACCCGCATCGAGAAGATCAACGAGTGCTTCAACAAGTCCCGCAAGGAATACGGTTTTCACGGGAGCTACTACAGCATCTTCCCGATCAAGGTGAACCAGCAACGCGCCGTTTTGGAAGAAATCGTCAGTCACGGCAAAAAGTACAACATCGGTCTCGAGGCCGGTTCCAAGCCGGAGCTGCATGCGGTGCTCGCGAACATGGACAACCCGGATTCGCTGATCATCTGCAACGGCTACAAGGACGAAGACTTCATTGAACTTGCCCTCCTCGCGCAGAAGATGGGCAAGAAGATTTTCATCGTCGTCGAGAAGATGAACGAGCTCCACCTGGTGGTGAAACTTTCTCGTCGTATCGGCGTGCGCCCGAACATCGGCATCCGCATCAAGCTTGCGAGCTCCGGTAGCGGCAAGTGGGAAGAATCCGGCGGATACCACAGCAAGTTCGGCCTCAACAGTTCCGAACTGCTCGAAGCGCTTGACTACATCAAGGAAGAGAAGATGGAAGACTGCATGAAGCTCATCCACTTCCACTTGGGTAGCCAGATTACGAACATTCGCCACATCAAGAGCGGCCTTCGCGAAGTTTCGCAGTTCTACGTGCAAATTAAGAAGATGGGCATGGCCCTCGAATTCGTGGACGTGGGCGGCGGCCTCGGCGTCGATTACGACGGCACCCGCAGTTCCAACGCGAGCTCGGTGAACTACTCCATCCAGGAATATGCGAACGACGTGGTGTACGCCATGTATGAAGCCTGCGAAAACGGTGGAGTCGAACATCCGAACATCATTGCGGAATCGGGCCGTGCACTTGCGGCGCACCATTCCATCTTGGTGTTCAACGTGCTGGAAACAGCCGGCCAGGCGTTCTTCGACGAAAACATCCATGAGATCGAAGACGACGCTCCCGATGCGTTGAAGGATCTTTACGGCATTTACAAGGGACTTACCCCGAAGAACCTGCTCGAAAGCTGGCACGATGCCATCCAGCTGAACGACGACGTGCTCAACGGTTTCAAGGTGGGCGATTACGACTTGCCGACCCGCGCCATGTGCGAACGCCTGTTCTGGAGTATCGTGCGCAAGGTGGACCTGCTCGCGAAGGATTTGCGCCATCCGCCTTACGAACTGAGCGAACTCCCGCGTCTTTTGGCCCAGAAGTACTTCTGCAACTTCAGTTTGTTCCAGAGCCTGCCCGACAGTTGGGGCGTGGACCAGGTTTTCCCGCTCATGCCTATCCAGCGTTTGAACGAAGAACCGACTGTAGAAACCACCCTGCAGGATGTCACTTGCGACTCCGACGGTAAAATCGACATGTTCGTCCGTGGTGGCGACGTGAGCCGCACGCTCCCGTTGCATGAACTCAAGAACGGCGAACCGTACTACATCGCGGTCTACCTCGTGGGTGCCTACCAGGAAATCCTCGGTGACTTGCACAACCTCTTCGGTGATACCAACGCCGTTCACATCGTCTGTAACGAGAAGGGCGGTTACGAAATCGACAAGATTATCGATGGCGAATCCGTGGAAGACGTGCTCGACTACGTGAACTTCAGCGACAAGGCTCTCGTGCGCACCATGGAAAACTGGGTGTCTCGCTCCGTGAAGGAAGGAAAGATTTCCTTGCAGGAAGGCAAGGAATTCCTGAACATCTACCGCGGCGGCTTGTACGGGTACACGTATTTGGAATAG